The following coding sequences lie in one Alicyclobacillus curvatus genomic window:
- a CDS encoding MFS transporter, with protein MPTSYFRSLRSRLHWNSIRNNNESLSIWNGSFSITSFSIVNGYVAIYLLDSLQATNSEMGLLSSLPSLVNLFAMFAAALTIGRAQSKRIFCATATTISRSIYILIAVLPWLSVRHPAIWVVWLVALIRVPQSFGDLSWQALISDLIAPERRSAFFSERNRVTTIVGLLTTLFTGLLLQQFDKHLRWPYQVVFLITVVFAAAEVWFLILHREAAPIAKPTVPLLVKGIRRFRTDTLRSVLHNRSFLIVSGALLFFNFGWQVSWPLFNIYQISTAHAPALWLGLFTVANQLVQILTYRWWGRTADRFGNGRMMALAAVGMALSPFLTILSTNMWYLFFINFITGIPVAGTTLLLFNYLLEVCPEAERTTYIAYYNVVLSVVGFAAPEVGIWLLAHWGMNAGMLISTGLRLAAGVLFWVTSAIVTKRSPWSTSSSVQI; from the coding sequence ATGCCTACTTCATACTTTCGCTCCCTGCGGTCGCGCTTGCACTGGAATTCGATACGGAACAATAATGAGTCTCTCAGCATCTGGAATGGGAGTTTTTCCATTACTAGTTTTAGTATTGTCAACGGGTATGTTGCCATATACCTGCTCGACAGTCTGCAGGCGACCAACAGCGAGATGGGCCTGCTCAGTTCGCTGCCTTCTCTCGTCAATCTGTTTGCAATGTTTGCGGCGGCGCTTACGATTGGCAGAGCGCAAAGCAAACGCATTTTCTGTGCCACTGCGACAACCATTTCTCGAAGTATCTACATCCTGATTGCCGTCTTGCCTTGGCTGTCTGTGCGCCACCCTGCGATTTGGGTGGTGTGGCTTGTGGCTCTTATTCGCGTGCCACAGTCTTTCGGCGATTTGTCCTGGCAAGCTTTGATTAGCGATCTGATTGCCCCAGAGCGTAGGTCTGCGTTTTTTAGCGAGCGAAACCGGGTTACAACGATTGTTGGACTTCTCACGACGCTCTTTACCGGTTTGCTTTTGCAACAGTTTGACAAGCACTTGCGCTGGCCGTATCAAGTCGTTTTCTTGATAACCGTTGTCTTTGCTGCTGCCGAAGTATGGTTTCTCATTCTCCACCGCGAAGCAGCGCCGATTGCAAAGCCCACTGTACCTCTTCTGGTCAAGGGAATTCGTCGATTTCGTACAGATACGCTTCGGAGTGTACTGCATAATCGCTCATTTCTCATCGTCAGTGGAGCCTTGCTGTTTTTTAACTTTGGTTGGCAGGTTTCGTGGCCGCTCTTTAATATCTATCAGATATCCACAGCTCATGCGCCAGCGCTTTGGCTGGGGCTGTTTACGGTCGCAAATCAGTTGGTGCAAATCCTGACGTACCGTTGGTGGGGCCGTACGGCAGATAGATTCGGAAACGGACGCATGATGGCCCTTGCGGCGGTTGGCATGGCCCTGTCCCCATTCCTGACCATTCTCTCCACCAACATGTGGTATTTGTTTTTTATCAATTTTATTACCGGAATCCCGGTTGCTGGCACAACGCTTCTGTTGTTCAATTATCTGCTCGAAGTGTGTCCGGAGGCTGAACGGACAACATACATTGCATACTACAATGTGGTGCTCTCTGTCGTTGGGTTTGCGGCTCCGGAAGTGGGGATATGGCTGCTTGCACATTGGGGAATGAACGCGGGAATGTTGATTTCAACTGGACTGCGTTTAGCGGCCGGCGTGCTGTTCTGGGTGACGAGTGCAATTGTGACGAAGCGCTCGCCGTGGTCAACGAGTTCGTCTGTCCAAATTTAA
- a CDS encoding GNAT family N-acetyltransferase gives MPAKSGKVKRKPRVATKSAAQTRRGASKSNPAPKKATDAAKTKNRALTFRPRVPGDDDYILNLTEKELGQVHSQSFGEPFPRAQFQGYLQSGAPTVVVEQDGKPIGYYSYLIGPDGKMHVSALVIEPALQSGGVGTQVMTRLEDDARRQHVHTLEVFVQESNARSIAFTKKLGFVEVYRMPPNSICFQKVIAGQSGTSVAVGRIQPGPMAQWGV, from the coding sequence ATGCCTGCAAAGTCCGGCAAAGTAAAGCGCAAGCCCCGTGTCGCAACCAAATCCGCAGCGCAAACCAGGCGTGGAGCTTCCAAATCCAACCCCGCCCCGAAAAAAGCAACGGACGCCGCAAAAACGAAGAATAGAGCGTTGACCTTTCGACCCAGAGTTCCCGGAGACGATGACTATATCCTGAATCTAACGGAAAAAGAACTCGGACAGGTCCACTCGCAGTCTTTTGGCGAGCCTTTTCCCCGAGCTCAGTTCCAGGGATACCTGCAGTCAGGCGCGCCCACAGTCGTTGTTGAACAGGATGGGAAGCCAATAGGGTATTACTCATACCTGATTGGCCCTGATGGCAAGATGCATGTGAGTGCTTTGGTGATTGAACCAGCATTGCAATCTGGTGGTGTTGGCACTCAGGTCATGACAAGACTCGAAGACGACGCGAGGCGGCAGCACGTGCATACACTGGAAGTGTTTGTACAGGAGAGTAACGCTCGCAGCATTGCTTTCACGAAAAAACTGGGGTTTGTAGAAGTGTATCGGATGCCCCCAAATTCCATTTGCTTTCAGAAGGTGATTGCGGGGCAAAGCGGAACTTCCGTGGCTGTGGGACGAATTCAACCCGGACCGATGGCACAGTGGGGAGTCTGA
- a CDS encoding OsmC family protein yields the protein MSGSVTLRAVGSWQSSTPDNCKMQTDSIKIEQLATLFDNTAQATSPEEMLLSAAASCYLLTLRTLLSNRNISVASIELHTEARVINDGGLRFDSIVHRPTMVLERLEDEVRLRRLAAHAEHACMVSCALRGNVTVSVEPTILVQAANH from the coding sequence ATGTCTGGATCCGTTACGCTTCGGGCTGTCGGTTCGTGGCAAAGCAGTACACCTGATAACTGCAAAATGCAAACCGACTCCATCAAGATAGAACAACTGGCAACTTTGTTTGACAATACTGCCCAGGCAACGTCACCCGAAGAAATGCTGCTCTCAGCGGCAGCATCCTGCTACTTACTCACACTGAGGACTTTGCTGTCGAATCGCAACATTTCGGTAGCCTCGATTGAACTGCACACGGAAGCCAGAGTTATCAACGACGGTGGTCTGCGTTTCGATTCGATTGTGCATCGGCCGACGATGGTCCTTGAACGTCTTGAAGATGAAGTACGTTTACGGAGACTTGCTGCACATGCGGAGCACGCCTGCATGGTGTCGTGTGCCTTACGCGGGAATGTCACGGTTAGCGTAGAACCCACCATCCTTGTTCAGGCAGCCAACCACTGA
- a CDS encoding dynamin family protein: MTQTQTQQESIQEEAITIQSVTPTTLTRLADELGNTGLHEAKARIAELKQRLVNPEDAVRVALCGLFSAGKSSLINAFVGSTVAATGAVPTTAVVGEIQWDTSTGRLILMDTPGIDSTDEAHQQATEAALHLADVVCLVADYGHVESEENLEFARMLSERGVHLIFVVHQIDKHVEFELPFTAFTRRVEDSLADYGVGYNAIFYTAVRDTENNQRTALKEYLQDLSAHREDIVTKSVMGNTLSVIREAVADKMSDSRWEVMQRVEELFGETPIDDEEAADWFHERDARLRVAKANIALLEQGVRSEYDKAREEFLRSIDLGQIAPYDTTELGRRFVESLRPDFKVGWLNAKKKTEEEQANRLNAFRLAVQNHLRQNLVWPLQRDVRAFVYNAEWTSEGLLQDLDGLDIEIMPEVFYESVNQGALLSAQYPYQYVKDVVGRIKSTVKSRLNQLMEPWLNAMLAALSESLDEQQQAITKLEAECDAIKAWLDSRREENELFSAYARLLETQA; encoded by the coding sequence ATGACACAGACACAGACACAGCAGGAAAGCATTCAGGAAGAAGCTATAACCATACAGTCCGTCACCCCTACGACTTTGACAAGGCTCGCAGACGAGCTTGGAAACACCGGACTTCATGAAGCAAAGGCGCGGATTGCCGAGTTGAAACAGCGCCTTGTGAATCCCGAAGACGCAGTGCGTGTAGCCTTGTGCGGCTTATTTTCTGCGGGTAAATCAAGCCTGATTAACGCATTTGTCGGCTCGACTGTGGCAGCCACGGGTGCTGTACCTACGACGGCTGTTGTGGGCGAGATTCAGTGGGACACATCGACAGGACGCCTCATTCTGATGGATACACCGGGTATCGATTCGACCGATGAAGCGCATCAGCAGGCCACCGAGGCAGCGCTCCATCTTGCAGACGTTGTCTGTCTGGTGGCAGATTACGGGCATGTTGAATCCGAAGAGAATCTTGAATTTGCACGCATGTTGAGTGAACGCGGGGTACATCTCATCTTCGTTGTCCACCAAATTGACAAGCACGTTGAATTTGAGCTGCCGTTCACGGCGTTTACGCGCCGGGTCGAGGATTCACTCGCGGATTACGGGGTAGGTTACAACGCCATCTTTTACACAGCGGTTCGAGATACCGAGAACAATCAACGAACCGCTCTGAAGGAGTATTTGCAAGACCTGTCTGCTCACAGAGAGGATATCGTGACAAAAAGCGTGATGGGGAACACCTTGTCAGTTATTCGCGAAGCAGTAGCGGACAAAATGAGTGACTCCCGTTGGGAAGTAATGCAACGTGTTGAAGAGTTGTTCGGTGAAACGCCGATTGATGATGAGGAGGCCGCAGACTGGTTCCATGAGAGGGATGCCAGGCTGCGCGTCGCCAAGGCGAACATTGCCCTGCTCGAACAGGGGGTTCGGTCTGAGTACGATAAGGCGCGGGAGGAGTTTTTACGCTCCATCGATCTCGGTCAAATCGCACCGTACGACACGACGGAACTCGGCAGGCGGTTCGTGGAAAGTCTGCGACCCGATTTTAAAGTGGGTTGGCTCAACGCGAAAAAGAAAACCGAGGAAGAACAGGCAAACCGTCTCAATGCATTTCGCCTTGCTGTGCAAAATCACCTGCGTCAAAATCTCGTCTGGCCACTGCAGCGGGATGTGCGGGCGTTTGTCTACAATGCCGAGTGGACGAGCGAAGGGTTGCTGCAGGACCTTGACGGCCTTGACATCGAGATCATGCCGGAAGTCTTTTACGAGTCCGTCAACCAAGGGGCCCTATTGTCTGCACAATACCCGTACCAGTATGTCAAAGATGTTGTCGGACGGATTAAGAGCACGGTCAAATCACGTCTTAATCAACTCATGGAACCTTGGTTAAACGCAATGCTTGCCGCGCTGTCCGAATCACTGGATGAGCAGCAACAAGCAATTACAAAACTGGAAGCAGAATGTGACGCAATCAAGGCGTGGCTGGATTCAAGACGCGAAGAAAACGAGTTGTTCTCAGCCTACGCACGATTATTAGAAACACAAGCCTAG
- a CDS encoding RluA family pseudouridine synthase, with protein sequence MSLEQWLQEELGLSSGFVASLFHERRVRCGGREARPNSPIRAGIKIWLHGTSPREGQVPPSPPSLQSSSGGGQALVSSTEPLSPAVLYEDEHILIVDKPAGLLVHSDGTGVSDTLMTRVEEYFRACGEDVHPFHVHRLDKGTTGCLLFAKHEFAARTLDSMMVHRQIHRTYVAVVSGRLPLAAGRFEAPIGRDRHRAGAYRVSVTGKAAITNYRQLRSRADETRQGPKARQAYRARQGSGADEEVISLVTCSLETGRTHQIRVHLSAAGCPIVGDELYGGKPNGDGWEWTGNGLALHAIHLSLVHPYSKERLNIEAPLPEPLKRLMEEFGWQDAVL encoded by the coding sequence GTGTCTCTTGAACAGTGGTTACAGGAAGAATTGGGGCTTTCCTCGGGGTTTGTCGCATCATTGTTCCATGAACGAAGGGTCCGGTGCGGTGGTCGGGAAGCAAGGCCTAATTCACCGATTCGTGCGGGCATAAAGATATGGTTGCACGGGACAAGCCCGCGGGAAGGCCAGGTACCACCATCACCACCATCGCTGCAGAGCAGCTCTGGTGGCGGACAAGCGTTAGTCAGCAGCACGGAGCCATTGTCCCCTGCAGTGCTTTACGAGGATGAACACATACTGATTGTCGATAAGCCTGCTGGCCTGTTGGTTCATTCCGACGGTACAGGCGTGAGTGACACGTTGATGACGCGAGTAGAGGAGTATTTTCGAGCGTGTGGAGAGGACGTGCACCCCTTCCACGTACATCGGTTGGACAAGGGCACGACAGGATGTCTACTTTTTGCAAAGCATGAGTTTGCCGCGAGGACACTCGATTCGATGATGGTTCACAGACAGATTCACCGAACGTACGTCGCCGTTGTGTCTGGACGATTGCCTCTAGCAGCCGGACGATTCGAAGCACCGATAGGCAGAGACCGTCACCGGGCCGGTGCCTACCGAGTTTCAGTGACCGGTAAAGCCGCCATCACCAACTACCGTCAACTGCGCAGTCGTGCAGATGAAACCAGACAGGGTCCAAAAGCCAGACAGGCTTATAGAGCCAGACAGGGTTCGGGAGCCGACGAGGAGGTCATCTCTCTTGTCACGTGCTCGCTTGAGACCGGACGAACGCACCAAATCCGTGTGCACCTGTCTGCCGCGGGATGTCCCATTGTGGGGGATGAATTGTATGGCGGTAAGCCGAACGGCGATGGCTGGGAGTGGACAGGTAACGGCCTTGCTTTGCATGCCATTCATCTGTCACTCGTGCATCCGTATTCAAAGGAACGGCTTAACATAGAAGCGCCTTTACCGGAGCCTCTGAAACGTCTGATGGAGGAATTCGGATGGCAAGACGCTGTGTTGTAG
- a CDS encoding tetraprenyl-beta-curcumene synthase family protein, whose translation MSTGAPKTSTQFLIRLFRDVLPIARDEIKRWTSLALRIPDPVLRTQALQSLKFKRFHADGGCVYAAVNPTFTAPLVRLIVALQTISDYLDNLCDRCDSYDGDDFALLHNAMREAVRPFAPLSNYYEKRGNVDDGGYLQSLVTACQTELRTLSGYATVQPYVEWLVERYSELQVYKHIEPEQRTRLLMEWWEDYKHDYPDLHWWEFAAASGSTLGMFAMFLAATKPVDEKTAERLFQTYFPWIGGLHILLDYLIDLDEDDVAGDYNFVQCYAEKQYARERIGWFVTESERHVDALVPQPRIHRDVIQGLLGMYLSDGKVGKQAEVKQTRRLVLRSGPLAWMYFGACVLYRKIR comes from the coding sequence CTGAGCACAGGTGCCCCAAAGACATCGACACAATTTTTAATCCGGTTGTTTCGTGACGTTTTACCGATTGCTAGGGATGAAATCAAGCGCTGGACAAGCCTGGCACTCCGGATTCCTGACCCGGTGCTGCGGACACAGGCACTTCAAAGCCTCAAGTTCAAACGATTTCATGCCGACGGCGGATGCGTCTATGCTGCAGTGAATCCTACTTTCACCGCGCCATTGGTGCGCTTAATTGTGGCACTGCAAACCATTAGCGATTACCTTGACAACCTCTGTGACCGCTGTGATAGTTACGACGGTGATGATTTCGCGCTGTTGCACAACGCGATGAGAGAAGCGGTGCGGCCCTTCGCACCACTCAGCAACTACTATGAAAAACGGGGCAACGTTGACGACGGTGGTTATCTTCAATCCCTTGTCACCGCCTGCCAGACAGAGCTGCGTACACTTTCTGGTTACGCTACCGTGCAACCCTACGTGGAATGGCTTGTCGAGCGGTACTCAGAACTTCAGGTGTACAAACATATCGAGCCCGAACAGCGAACCAGACTTCTGATGGAGTGGTGGGAAGACTACAAGCACGACTACCCGGATTTGCACTGGTGGGAGTTTGCGGCCGCATCGGGATCGACACTCGGCATGTTTGCCATGTTTCTCGCCGCCACAAAACCGGTTGACGAAAAAACTGCAGAGAGGCTGTTTCAAACGTACTTTCCGTGGATTGGCGGACTTCACATCTTGCTCGATTACCTCATCGATCTCGATGAAGATGATGTTGCAGGCGACTACAATTTCGTGCAATGTTATGCGGAGAAACAGTATGCCCGTGAACGCATCGGCTGGTTTGTCACGGAAAGCGAGCGCCATGTGGACGCCTTGGTGCCTCAGCCGCGCATCCACCGCGATGTGATACAGGGGCTCTTGGGAATGTATTTGTCAGACGGCAAGGTGGGAAAGCAGGCTGAAGTGAAGCAGACGAGACGGCTGGTACTTCGGTCCGGCCCGCTCGCTTGGATGTATTTTGGCGCCTGCGTACTGTACCGGAAGATTCGCTGA
- a CDS encoding NifU family protein, translating to MSSEQSVESRIQEALEQIREAIQQDGGDVEFVSYDHLSKTAFVALTGSCVGCPASVMTLKMGVERAVRMSVPEVQAVEAY from the coding sequence ATGAGTTCAGAACAAAGCGTTGAGTCACGCATTCAGGAGGCACTCGAGCAGATCAGAGAAGCCATTCAACAGGATGGTGGCGACGTGGAGTTTGTGTCGTATGACCATCTGTCAAAGACCGCCTTTGTCGCCCTCACAGGAAGTTGTGTCGGGTGCCCGGCGAGTGTAATGACCCTGAAAATGGGTGTGGAGCGAGCGGTCCGTATGTCCGTTCCTGAGGTACAGGCCGTCGAAGCTTACTAA
- the folB gene encoding dihydroneopterin aldolase — translation MDSIRMTGMVFFGYHGVFAEEQRIGQRFYVNAELYLDLKAAVSSDNVSDTVDYGQVYDIVRGIVEGEPKKLIEAVAGEIASRVFAQFTQVARVVVEVIKPSAPVPGIFDQVSVCLDRNRDEAATSVNK, via the coding sequence GTGGACTCAATTCGCATGACGGGGATGGTCTTTTTCGGATATCACGGTGTCTTTGCCGAGGAGCAGAGAATTGGGCAGCGATTTTACGTGAACGCGGAACTGTACTTAGATTTAAAGGCTGCCGTTTCATCGGACAATGTGTCAGATACTGTGGACTACGGGCAGGTGTATGACATCGTGCGGGGCATCGTTGAAGGAGAGCCAAAGAAACTGATTGAAGCGGTTGCAGGCGAAATCGCGAGCCGCGTTTTTGCACAGTTTACTCAGGTGGCCAGGGTCGTCGTGGAGGTCATCAAACCAAGCGCACCGGTGCCTGGCATCTTTGACCAAGTCAGCGTTTGCCTAGACCGGAACAGGGATGAAGCAGCGACGTCAGTTAACAAGTGA
- a CDS encoding DUF2269 family protein, protein MMPTVLIPLIVVHVTAVLSKFSLFFAIPRLRSVEAVRGFLAKYRPFERAIDGVLWLTGALLIYFTSWQMLRQTWMIVAIALYLLVFVTIRVAITRVLRQIAGSKKLYAHDELKRLRTNNWCVGILAAVLLGIIAYLMMVKP, encoded by the coding sequence ATGATGCCGACCGTCCTCATCCCGCTCATTGTGGTTCACGTCACTGCAGTGCTCTCCAAGTTCTCCCTATTCTTCGCCATTCCCCGCTTACGAAGCGTGGAGGCCGTGCGCGGGTTTCTGGCTAAGTACCGCCCTTTTGAACGCGCCATTGATGGCGTGTTATGGCTCACTGGAGCACTGCTCATCTACTTTACGAGTTGGCAGATGTTGCGCCAGACATGGATGATTGTGGCCATTGCACTATATCTGCTGGTGTTTGTCACCATCCGGGTTGCCATCACCCGCGTACTTCGGCAGATTGCAGGCAGCAAAAAACTTTATGCGCACGACGAATTGAAGCGGCTTCGAACAAACAACTGGTGTGTAGGTATCCTTGCCGCAGTCCTGCTCGGTATCATTGCTTATCTTATGATGGTCAAACCATGA
- a CDS encoding DUF378 domain-containing protein has product MSRTALVLVIIGAINWLLVGLFRFDLVASLFGGQAAIVSRIVYVIVGLAGLYSISMLFQENRVRD; this is encoded by the coding sequence ATGAGCAGAACAGCGTTGGTTTTAGTCATCATTGGTGCAATCAACTGGTTGCTCGTGGGCTTGTTTCGTTTCGATTTAGTCGCGTCCCTGTTTGGCGGACAAGCTGCCATCGTCAGCCGCATCGTTTACGTCATTGTTGGGCTGGCTGGCCTTTACTCTATTTCCATGCTATTTCAGGAAAATCGGGTTCGGGACTAG
- a CDS encoding YihY/virulence factor BrkB family protein codes for MSSPNGVRRVARFLWTLTTSVVKHDIASLAAVIAFYAFFSLFPLLLLAIYALSVAVPQSSIETLLMDILRPYFPAMSDAQKIIATNLAQLSQGADVGIVSAVTLVWSATSGFIALQQALDIIYGNEQQRSFVIRRLVGFMMLLILLLLTLGSALVLSVFPVVRLNLATFPAILPWLLLIHALSRIVFPLSLILGFIISFRYLPSRRIDWVYLFPGALVAAFTLDVGRHVFVWYATHISKYKVIYGGLTTVMLLILWMYVGTMLVLFGAEVSAALEDELGREME; via the coding sequence GTGAGCAGCCCAAACGGAGTGCGGCGCGTAGCGAGGTTTCTATGGACCCTCACAACATCCGTAGTAAAACATGATATCGCGTCCTTGGCGGCAGTCATTGCGTTTTACGCCTTCTTTTCGTTGTTTCCCTTACTGCTGCTCGCGATTTACGCATTGTCGGTTGCGGTTCCGCAATCCTCCATCGAAACACTGCTGATGGATATTCTACGCCCGTATTTTCCCGCCATGAGTGATGCGCAAAAGATCATCGCTACAAACCTTGCGCAACTTTCGCAAGGCGCTGATGTTGGCATCGTGAGCGCAGTGACCCTGGTTTGGTCTGCCACCAGCGGCTTCATTGCCCTGCAGCAGGCTTTAGACATCATTTACGGCAATGAGCAGCAGCGGTCGTTTGTGATACGTCGGCTGGTCGGATTTATGATGTTGCTCATTTTGCTGTTACTCACGCTCGGCTCAGCACTGGTTCTCTCGGTATTTCCGGTGGTTCGCCTCAATTTGGCGACCTTTCCCGCGATACTTCCCTGGTTGCTGCTCATTCACGCGCTGTCTCGTATCGTATTCCCACTGTCTTTAATACTCGGATTTATCATCAGTTTTCGCTACTTGCCCTCACGGCGAATTGATTGGGTGTACCTGTTCCCGGGTGCTTTGGTCGCCGCCTTTACGCTCGATGTGGGGCGCCACGTCTTTGTCTGGTATGCAACCCATATCAGTAAGTACAAGGTCATCTATGGCGGCCTGACGACGGTGATGCTGTTGATACTGTGGATGTATGTTGGCACCATGTTGGTGCTGTTTGGCGCAGAAGTATCCGCAGCGTTAGAGGATGAACTAGGGCGGGAGATGGAGTAA
- a CDS encoding M42 family metallopeptidase: protein MQQHPQAAQHAATSAHRTAQPGNEPHLEYVKDLLVRLLQTPSPTGDTSAIIHLLEEELASLGFETRLNRKGGLLIDIPGQDTSQRRFITGHVDTLGAMVREILPSGRLRLHKIGGYAWNTITGEYCAVTTQNGTLVTGTAMLHNTSVHVYSDVEKTTAETDNIEVVLDAKVTTADETRALGVAVGDFVHWDPRVQWTDTGFIKSRHLDDKASVAIIVGLLREFSQTQTTLPYNLTILISNNEEIGYGGNSNIPEDTVEYLAVDMGAIGDGQTTDEYCVSICAKDASGPYHLGLRRHLTALAVENQLKYAVDIYPNYGSDASAAIRAGADIVHGLIGPGVAHSHAYERTHTEALDNTYRLLRAYLLSTTLQA from the coding sequence ATGCAGCAACATCCGCAAGCTGCACAGCATGCAGCAACATCCGCGCACCGTACGGCCCAGCCAGGGAACGAACCCCATCTCGAATACGTAAAAGACCTTCTCGTCCGCCTGCTTCAAACCCCCAGTCCAACTGGGGATACATCGGCCATCATTCACCTGTTGGAAGAAGAGCTGGCGTCACTTGGATTCGAGACTCGCCTGAATCGCAAAGGCGGTTTGCTGATTGATATACCTGGACAAGACACGAGCCAACGAAGGTTCATCACCGGCCACGTGGATACCCTCGGTGCGATGGTGAGAGAAATCCTCCCAAGCGGTCGGCTGCGCCTGCATAAAATTGGCGGCTACGCCTGGAACACAATTACCGGAGAGTACTGTGCAGTCACGACCCAAAATGGGACGCTTGTCACAGGAACCGCCATGCTGCACAACACGTCCGTTCATGTCTATTCAGACGTCGAAAAGACGACGGCTGAAACAGACAACATCGAGGTTGTCCTTGACGCCAAAGTCACAACTGCTGACGAAACAAGGGCTCTCGGCGTTGCAGTAGGCGATTTTGTCCATTGGGATCCGCGTGTACAATGGACGGATACCGGGTTCATCAAAAGTCGTCACCTCGACGACAAGGCAAGTGTGGCCATCATTGTCGGTCTTCTGCGCGAGTTCTCACAGACACAAACCACCCTGCCTTACAACCTGACAATCCTCATCAGCAACAACGAGGAAATTGGTTACGGTGGAAACTCCAACATCCCCGAAGACACGGTGGAGTACCTTGCCGTCGACATGGGTGCCATTGGTGATGGCCAAACCACCGACGAGTACTGTGTATCCATCTGCGCGAAGGATGCGTCCGGCCCATACCACCTTGGATTGCGGCGACATTTGACTGCGCTTGCAGTAGAAAATCAGTTGAAGTATGCCGTTGACATCTATCCCAATTACGGTTCTGACGCCTCCGCGGCGATTCGAGCGGGTGCAGACATTGTGCACGGCTTGATTGGACCTGGTGTTGCGCACTCCCACGCGTACGAGCGCACGCACACGGAAGCGCTCGACAACACCTACCGCTTACTTCGCGCGTACCTGCTGTCGACCACCTTGCAGGCGTAA